A single genomic interval of Alcaligenes sp. SDU_A2 harbors:
- the era gene encoding GTPase Era: protein MTDPSFRCGFVAIVGRPNVGKSTLANALIGSKISIVSRKAQTTRHRINSVLTRDHDQIVFVDTPGFQTRHGGAMNRMMNRVVTQALADVDVVVHVVEAGKWSAADSELLPMLPKGGKTILVVNKVDALKSKNELLPYIARLSQEFDYGAVIPVSAAKRVQLDQLLDEIAQRLPEGEAMFDAETITDRSVRFITSELLREKIFRLVGDELPYGCTVVIEQWEENEQGARIAACVVVERESHRPILLGAGGMHMKRIATEARQDIAKLIDKPVYLDVYIKVRKGWSDREAALRELGYE, encoded by the coding sequence ATGACAGACCCTTCTTTTCGCTGCGGCTTTGTCGCTATCGTCGGACGCCCCAATGTGGGCAAGTCCACCCTGGCCAATGCCTTGATCGGCAGCAAAATCTCCATTGTTTCGCGCAAGGCGCAAACGACGCGGCATCGCATCAACAGCGTCTTGACCCGTGACCACGACCAGATCGTCTTTGTGGACACGCCTGGCTTTCAGACTCGTCATGGCGGTGCCATGAACCGCATGATGAATCGCGTGGTCACCCAGGCGCTGGCAGATGTGGACGTGGTCGTGCATGTGGTTGAAGCCGGCAAATGGTCGGCGGCCGATTCCGAGTTGTTGCCCATGCTGCCCAAAGGCGGCAAGACCATTTTGGTGGTCAACAAAGTGGACGCCCTGAAAAGCAAGAACGAGTTGTTGCCCTATATTGCCCGCCTGTCCCAAGAGTTTGACTATGGCGCGGTGATTCCGGTCAGCGCCGCCAAGCGCGTGCAGTTGGATCAGCTTCTGGATGAAATCGCTCAGCGCTTGCCCGAAGGCGAGGCCATGTTCGATGCCGAAACCATTACCGATCGTTCGGTGCGTTTCATTACATCGGAACTGTTGCGCGAGAAGATCTTTCGTCTGGTTGGCGACGAACTGCCTTATGGCTGCACGGTCGTCATCGAACAATGGGAAGAAAACGAGCAGGGCGCGCGCATCGCTGCCTGCGTGGTGGTGGAGCGGGAAAGCCATCGTCCCATTCTGTTGGGCGCGGGCGGCATGCACATGAAGCGCATCGCTACCGAAGCTCGTCAGGATATTGCCAAGTTGATCGACAAGCCTGTCTACCTGGATGTGTATATCAAGGTGCGCAAGGGCTGGTCCGACCGCGAAGCGGCCTTGCGCGAATTGGGGTATGAGTAG
- the recO gene encoding DNA repair protein RecO encodes MSSRRQRFQDEPGYILHTSAWRETSLICQAFSRNHGLVPLVAKGAKRPHSVLRPALSVFQPLLLSWTGQNEVKTLTRADCAGIRPLKGRALMSAWYMNELLIRLLPREDPHPVLYEAYEAALAHLAQQPRPPVAGALRRFEWVLLTETGYGFEDDMPDFDDAQREPELRILLRERINSLLGRPLHTRTVLMQLQRY; translated from the coding sequence ATGAGTAGCCGTCGGCAGCGTTTTCAGGACGAACCCGGCTACATACTGCATACCAGTGCCTGGCGCGAAACGTCTCTGATCTGCCAGGCTTTTTCGCGCAATCATGGATTGGTGCCGCTGGTGGCCAAGGGTGCCAAGCGGCCGCATTCTGTGCTCAGGCCGGCTTTGTCGGTGTTTCAGCCTTTGCTGCTCAGTTGGACGGGGCAAAATGAAGTCAAGACGCTGACCCGGGCCGATTGTGCCGGCATCCGCCCCCTGAAGGGGCGGGCGCTGATGTCGGCCTGGTACATGAACGAACTGTTGATCCGCCTGTTACCGCGAGAAGATCCGCATCCGGTGTTGTACGAAGCCTACGAAGCAGCGCTGGCCCACTTGGCGCAACAACCCAGACCACCGGTGGCCGGGGCCTTGCGCCGCTTTGAATGGGTGCTGTTAACTGAAACCGGCTATGGTTTTGAAGATGATATGCCCGATTTTGACGATGCGCAGCGCGAGCCCGAGCTGCGCATTCTTTTGCGCGAACGCATCAACAGTTTGTTGGGGCGCCCTTTGCACACTCGTACCGTGCTGATGCAACTGCAACGCTACTGA
- a CDS encoding PIN domain-containing protein codes for MATSLPAVLVLDTCVLISNVLRRLLLAMADAGVFQPAWSPVIGDEWRRNAGRLWKVMPVSIDEQWEQLQQTYPQADLGDATAFKDGLRHSDAKDWHVIATARAAQQRYPGQAVGILTRNIKDFNRSELRRLGLTLWEPDQYLAQCMQDQPLVLRRLLDGLPDLMLTPEAQALDTATLLKRDRLFRLAQLYVQPSSMET; via the coding sequence ATGGCCACCTCCCTTCCTGCTGTTCTGGTGCTTGATACTTGCGTGCTGATCTCCAACGTGCTGCGACGGCTCTTGTTGGCGATGGCCGATGCCGGTGTGTTTCAGCCGGCCTGGAGCCCGGTCATTGGCGACGAATGGCGGCGTAATGCGGGGCGGTTGTGGAAAGTGATGCCGGTGTCTATCGATGAGCAGTGGGAGCAGTTGCAGCAGACTTATCCGCAAGCGGATTTGGGGGATGCCACGGCCTTCAAGGATGGGCTGCGGCATTCGGATGCCAAGGACTGGCATGTGATTGCCACGGCGCGCGCCGCGCAGCAGCGCTACCCTGGGCAAGCCGTGGGCATATTGACGCGCAACATCAAGGATTTCAATCGCTCCGAACTGCGTCGTCTGGGCCTGACGCTGTGGGAGCCGGATCAGTATCTGGCTCAGTGCATGCAGGATCAACCGTTAGTGTTGCGTCGCCTGCTGGATGGTCTGCCGGATCTGATGCTCACCCCCGAGGCGCAGGCACTGGATACTGCGACCTTGCTCAAGCGAGATCGTCTGTTCCGGCTGGCGCAACTGTATGTTCAACCCAGTTCCATGGAGACATAG
- the rarD gene encoding EamA family transporter RarD: MKQGVLLSVFASSLFALLYFYATVLQPLSGEQIFAWRIVLGLPALALVITRARRWREVRWVLRHWPSNWRYFALLALAAALVGVQLWIFVWAPLHQMALDVSLGYFLLPLMMVLVGRVFYKDTLTRLQWLAVALAAVGVLHELWRVGGVSWATAVVVLGYPPYFMLRRYLRLGSLASLWFDLSFLFPAACWLLFVQDPGMWGQFLEHGRLFWQVPVLGLISSVALVSYLSSSRQLPLALFGILGYVEPVLLFWVAYLLLDEPMSPEQWWTYIPIWTAIFLVALEGGIRLWRTEHLARRSQRLKPS; encoded by the coding sequence ATGAAGCAGGGCGTTTTGCTGTCGGTCTTTGCGTCGTCACTGTTCGCGCTGCTTTATTTTTATGCGACGGTGCTGCAGCCTTTAAGCGGTGAACAGATTTTTGCCTGGCGGATCGTGCTGGGCTTACCAGCACTGGCGCTGGTCATTACGCGGGCGCGTCGCTGGCGTGAAGTGCGTTGGGTGTTGCGTCATTGGCCGAGTAACTGGCGATATTTTGCGCTGTTGGCGCTGGCGGCGGCCTTGGTGGGCGTGCAGCTGTGGATTTTTGTATGGGCACCTCTGCACCAGATGGCGCTGGATGTATCGCTGGGGTATTTTCTGTTGCCTTTGATGATGGTGCTGGTCGGGCGCGTGTTTTACAAGGACACGTTGACCCGGCTGCAATGGCTGGCTGTGGCGCTGGCCGCTGTCGGCGTGCTGCACGAACTCTGGCGTGTAGGCGGAGTATCGTGGGCGACGGCGGTGGTGGTGCTGGGCTACCCCCCGTATTTCATGCTGCGTCGTTATCTGCGACTGGGTTCGCTGGCTTCACTGTGGTTCGACCTCAGTTTTCTGTTTCCGGCGGCCTGCTGGCTGCTGTTTGTGCAGGACCCTGGCATGTGGGGACAGTTTCTGGAGCATGGCCGCTTGTTTTGGCAGGTGCCTGTGCTGGGCTTGATCAGCTCTGTGGCGTTGGTCAGCTATTTGTCGTCCAGTCGGCAATTGCCCTTGGCCCTGTTCGGTATTCTGGGTTACGTGGAGCCCGTGCTGCTGTTCTGGGTGGCGTATCTGCTGCTGGACGAACCCATGAGCCCCGAGCAGTGGTGGACCTACATTCCTATCTGGACAGCGATTTTTCTGGTGGCGCTGGAGGGCGGCATACGCTTGTGGCGTACTGAGCACCTGGCGCGTCGGTCGCAAAGGCTGAAACCTTCTTGA